GACCTGAACGGCATCGGTAGTCACCTTCATAGCCACATCACTGGCAAAGACCTTGGCCATGGCCGAGGCCTTGGAGACATCCTTGGCCCCGCTGTCCACAAATCGGGCCGTGGAATAGACCAGGGCCCGGGCCGCTTCGGTAAAGGTGGCCATATCGGCCAGCATGTGTTGGACGGCCTGAAAGGCGATAATCGGTTTTCCGAACTGCATCCGGGTTCTGGCGAACCGAACGGCCTCTTCCAATGCCCCCTGGGCCAAACCTACTCCCTGGGCACCCACTCCCGGACGGGACATATCAAAGGTCTTCATAGCCACAACAAATCCCATCCCTTCCCGGGCAATGATTCGATCTTTGGGAATACGGCACTGGTTAAAAATAAGCTCTCCTGTGGTCGAGGCCCGGATCCCCATCTTACTTTCCTTTTTTCCGAAACCGAAACCCGGATCCCCTTTTTCCACAATAAAGGCGCTGGCCCCACGGGGTCCTTTACTGCGATCGGTGATGACGATTACTGAATAAATGTCCGCTTCACCGGCATTGGTAATCCACTGCTTAGTCCCATTGAGGATATATTCGTCACCTTTCAATTCGGCCGTAGTCATGATCCCGCCGGCATCGCTGCCGGCAGTAGATTCGGTCAGGGCAAAGGCCGCCAGCTTCTGTCCGCTGGCGATCTCCGGGAGATATTTTTTTTTCTGTTCTTCACTCCCATAAAGAAGAATCGGATAGGCCCCCAACCCACTGGCCGCGAAACTGGTGCAAACCCCCAAACATCCCCGGCTTAATTCTTCCACCGCCAGGCAGTTTTCAAAAGAGCCTCCTCCAAACCCGCCATACTCCTGGGGGATACAGACTCCAAAGAGGTCGGATTGAGCGATCACCTTTAACAAATCCCGGGGAAAAACCTCTTTTTCATCCAATTCGGCCCGGACCGGCTTGATTTTCTCCTCGGCAATCTTTCGAGCTATCTCCTTGATCATCTGCTGTTCTTCGGTAAGAAAATAATCCATATCCAACCCTTTCCCTATTTAGATTCTAACATGGCAATTCTGATTCAATCTCAAATAGCTTTGATTAGCTTTTTGTTTTTACTTTGAGCTTTCAGCCTTGAGCTTTAAGCTTAAAAAGGGGTTACGTCCCGATTTTCCTCTTAAGGGTATCCCAAAACTTATGGGGTTTTAATTT
This window of the Deltaproteobacteria bacterium genome carries:
- a CDS encoding acyl-CoA dehydrogenase family protein; its protein translation is MDYFLTEEQQMIKEIARKIAEEKIKPVRAELDEKEVFPRDLLKVIAQSDLFGVCIPQEYGGFGGGSFENCLAVEELSRGCLGVCTSFAASGLGAYPILLYGSEEQKKKYLPEIASGQKLAAFALTESTAGSDAGGIMTTAELKGDEYILNGTKQWITNAGEADIYSVIVITDRSKGPRGASAFIVEKGDPGFGFGKKESKMGIRASTTGELIFNQCRIPKDRIIAREGMGFVVAMKTFDMSRPGVGAQGVGLAQGALEEAVRFARTRMQFGKPIIAFQAVQHMLADMATFTEAARALVYSTARFVDSGAKDVSKASAMAKVFASDVAMKVTTDAVQVFGGTGYMRDYPVEKMMRDAKILQIFEGTNQVQRNIIGQELNKEGGRKK